A genome region from Akkermansiaceae bacterium includes the following:
- a CDS encoding family 1 glycosylhydrolase, translating to MASARKVAAVSGSHDLNFPEGFLFGTANADHQVEAHDPLHEDVWDLWERCQGLTPRGKATDFWNRYEEDIAAAAAMGCKLFRFSVAWARVEPENGAFDADALAHYAKLADCVRSRGMKVMLTLHHFVWPVWLERDHGGMIGAGFPDLFARYADKVAEAFGEKIDWWITFNEPSQLTFGYIKPWWQSRYYMPPGLPRGSHVDAEAEAVGKLVPNLFLAHARARAAIRARRPEAQVGVNPLVTGFPTWLQMLLDWGACHRGMAEALFKFTTKGALVSERGDVDLVIGGITMGDETRFEASDPYLRTGKAVLVRDGYGGGGLASLAGKRVGVIAIGNQPQAWKRDLPADARKQLFRDYDEARSSLGRGEVDALYGDAFFLCPPELENRSRFRFLETCLSEEHYVVLAPHGHARLLDQVDLAIRDFLDDLQGYCDVSWLSEPKEIIGSPPRPVSLHEVFSGTDSLSENLTSARSLRRIRRRGEIRIGIRTDAPGLSEQCTSEGLELRLARRIAARLFGDGSRLHIVPIAPGDRFGELESKSSWLNWAWRFWGTTCLIANSNWWYLGMAGKLARELCPEEAVGGQDFIGLDYYWGLPTHRLHRFRLLEDAAHGRFLRAPVWPRGLFHALRRFHRWFPGKDLLVVENGCPPSAGGVSRSDYMRAHLTEVSRAISAGIPVRAFNWWSITSNREWGHPFDPNTDFGLLHVDLEGDEGLTRRPSAEADLYRRIIAGGVR from the coding sequence ATGGCTTCCGCGCGTAAGGTCGCGGCGGTGTCCGGCTCCCATGATCTGAATTTCCCCGAGGGCTTCCTCTTCGGCACGGCGAACGCCGACCACCAGGTGGAGGCGCATGATCCCTTGCACGAGGATGTATGGGATCTGTGGGAACGCTGCCAGGGGCTGACGCCGCGCGGGAAGGCCACGGATTTCTGGAACCGCTACGAGGAGGACATCGCGGCGGCGGCGGCGATGGGCTGCAAGCTGTTCCGCTTCTCCGTGGCGTGGGCGCGGGTGGAGCCTGAGAACGGGGCGTTCGATGCGGATGCCCTCGCGCACTATGCCAAGCTCGCCGATTGCGTCCGCAGCCGCGGCATGAAGGTGATGCTCACCCTGCACCATTTCGTCTGGCCGGTGTGGCTGGAGCGCGATCACGGGGGGATGATCGGAGCGGGATTCCCTGATCTTTTCGCTAGGTATGCGGACAAGGTTGCGGAGGCTTTCGGGGAGAAAATCGATTGGTGGATCACCTTCAACGAGCCGAGCCAGCTGACCTTCGGCTACATCAAGCCGTGGTGGCAGAGCCGCTATTACATGCCGCCGGGACTGCCGCGCGGATCGCATGTGGACGCGGAGGCGGAGGCTGTCGGGAAACTGGTGCCCAACCTATTCCTCGCCCACGCCCGGGCGCGTGCGGCGATCAGGGCGCGGCGGCCGGAGGCACAGGTCGGAGTCAATCCGCTGGTGACAGGCTTCCCCACCTGGCTGCAGATGCTGCTCGATTGGGGAGCCTGTCACCGGGGCATGGCGGAGGCGCTATTCAAGTTCACGACAAAGGGGGCGCTGGTCAGCGAGCGCGGTGACGTGGATCTGGTGATCGGCGGGATCACGATGGGGGATGAGACGCGCTTTGAGGCGAGCGATCCCTACCTGCGCACCGGCAAGGCGGTGCTGGTGCGCGATGGATACGGAGGTGGCGGGCTTGCCTCGCTTGCCGGGAAAAGGGTGGGGGTGATCGCGATCGGAAACCAGCCGCAGGCATGGAAGCGCGACCTGCCTGCGGATGCCCGCAAGCAGCTTTTCCGGGACTACGATGAAGCCCGTAGTTCGCTGGGCAGGGGTGAGGTGGACGCGCTTTACGGGGATGCCTTTTTCCTCTGCCCTCCGGAGCTGGAGAACCGCAGCCGCTTCCGTTTCCTGGAGACCTGCCTGAGCGAGGAGCACTACGTCGTGCTCGCGCCACACGGCCATGCCCGGCTGTTGGATCAGGTCGATCTCGCGATCCGGGATTTTCTCGATGACCTCCAGGGTTACTGCGATGTTTCATGGCTTTCCGAGCCGAAGGAAATCATCGGCAGCCCGCCGCGCCCCGTTTCCCTCCACGAGGTCTTTTCCGGCACCGACAGCCTCTCCGAAAACCTCACCTCGGCCCGCAGCCTGCGGCGCATCCGGCGCAGGGGGGAAATCCGCATCGGCATACGCACCGACGCCCCGGGTCTCTCCGAGCAATGCACCTCGGAGGGGCTGGAGCTGCGCCTTGCCCGCCGCATCGCCGCCCGGCTCTTCGGCGATGGTTCTCGGCTGCACATCGTTCCCATAGCCCCCGGCGATCGTTTCGGCGAGCTGGAGTCCAAATCGAGCTGGTTGAACTGGGCATGGCGTTTCTGGGGCACCACCTGCCTGATCGCGAACTCGAACTGGTGGTATCTCGGCATGGCCGGGAAACTCGCCCGGGAGCTGTGTCCGGAGGAGGCGGTCGGTGGGCAGGACTTCATCGGCCTCGATTACTACTGGGGGCTGCCGACACACCGCCTGCACCGCTTCCGGCTGTTGGAGGACGCAGCCCACGGGCGTTTCCTGCGCGCCCCGGTCTGGCCTCGCGGGCTTTTCCACGCGCTCAGGCGCTTCCACCGATGGTTCCCCGGAAAGGATCTGCTGGTAGTGGAAAACGGCTGCCCGCCCTCGGCTGGCGGAGTTTCCCGCAGCGATTACATGCGGGCGCATCTAACGGAAGTGTCGCGTGCCATTTCCGCAGGCATCCCCGTCCGCGCCTTCAACTGGTGGTCCATCACCTCCAACCGCGAGTGGGGGCACCCCTTCGATCCCAACACCGACTTCGGCCTGCTCCACGTCGATCTCGAAGGGGATGAGGGCCTGACCCGCAGGCCAAGCGCAGAGGCGGATCTTTACCGGCGCATCATCGCTGGGGGGGTGCGCTGA
- a CDS encoding arylsulfatase, with translation MLRNLLLSALFSTALFGKAPNIILVITDDQGYAPVGAHGHPWIRTPNMDKLHDTGTSFDRFLVSPTCSPTRAAIMSGRHPMKNGITHTILERERMALSTVTLPQVLAKAGYKSGIFGKWHLGDEEEYQPGSRGFDEVFIHGAGGIGQAYDCSCADAPKNRYFDPVIRHNGRFVKTKGFCTDVFFDKATGWISAVKDTDAPFFAYISTNAPHAPYIAPESSRKRFTEMGFNSQQAGFFGMIENIDDNLGKLMAKMDEWDLWKETVFIFMSDNGMAGKVGDEGAVLGEDKDGKELKGYNAGMKGYKGSTDEGGVRVPFFMRWDGHTVAGKKVNEVVAHIDILPTLAGIAGVGFPEKQVEGRDFWPLLGEDKAAWPDRFLFTHTGRWPTGADPDKSKWENFAIRNAKFRMVGRDALYDLSRDPGQMVNVIGEQAEIASEMLEAYETFWREARPLMVNEGAPMSKTRPYHVWYKEQMESGGIPDDK, from the coding sequence ATGCTACGAAACCTCCTACTCTCCGCTTTGTTCTCGACGGCGCTGTTCGGAAAGGCTCCGAACATCATCTTGGTGATCACCGATGACCAAGGCTACGCGCCGGTTGGTGCGCACGGGCATCCATGGATCAGGACGCCGAACATGGACAAGCTCCATGACACGGGAACGTCCTTCGACCGGTTTCTCGTCAGCCCGACCTGCTCGCCGACGCGGGCGGCGATCATGTCAGGGCGGCACCCGATGAAGAACGGGATCACCCACACGATCCTAGAGCGGGAAAGGATGGCTCTTTCGACCGTGACCCTGCCGCAGGTGCTCGCGAAGGCGGGTTACAAGAGCGGGATTTTCGGGAAATGGCACCTCGGCGACGAGGAGGAATACCAGCCGGGAAGCCGCGGCTTCGACGAGGTGTTCATCCACGGCGCGGGCGGGATCGGGCAGGCCTATGACTGCTCCTGTGCGGATGCACCTAAGAACAGGTATTTCGATCCGGTGATCCGCCACAACGGCAGGTTCGTGAAAACCAAGGGCTTCTGCACCGATGTGTTTTTCGACAAGGCGACGGGCTGGATCTCGGCGGTGAAAGACACGGACGCACCGTTCTTCGCCTACATCTCCACCAACGCGCCGCACGCCCCGTACATCGCTCCGGAGTCATCGAGGAAACGTTTCACCGAGATGGGCTTCAACAGCCAGCAGGCGGGGTTTTTCGGAATGATCGAGAACATCGACGACAACCTCGGCAAGCTCATGGCGAAGATGGACGAGTGGGATCTGTGGAAGGAAACGGTGTTCATTTTCATGAGTGACAACGGCATGGCGGGAAAAGTGGGCGATGAGGGGGCGGTGCTTGGCGAAGACAAGGACGGCAAGGAACTCAAGGGCTACAATGCCGGAATGAAAGGCTACAAGGGCAGCACCGATGAGGGCGGTGTGCGGGTGCCGTTTTTCATGCGCTGGGACGGGCACACGGTGGCCGGGAAAAAGGTGAACGAAGTGGTCGCTCACATCGACATCCTGCCCACGCTTGCAGGGATCGCAGGCGTCGGATTCCCGGAAAAGCAGGTGGAGGGGCGTGATTTCTGGCCGCTACTTGGGGAAGACAAGGCCGCATGGCCGGATCGCTTCCTTTTCACGCACACGGGGCGCTGGCCGACGGGCGCGGACCCAGACAAATCCAAGTGGGAGAACTTCGCCATACGCAATGCGAAATTCCGCATGGTGGGAAGGGATGCGCTATACGACCTTTCGAGGGATCCCGGCCAGATGGTGAACGTCATCGGTGAGCAAGCCGAGATCGCGTCGGAAATGCTGGAGGCCTACGAAACATTCTGGAGGGAGGCTCGGCCGCTGATGGTCAACGAGGGTGCCCCCATGTCCAAGACCCGCCCCTACCATGTCTGGTACAAGGAACAGATGGAGTCCGGCGGCATCCCGGACGACAAATGA
- a CDS encoding DUF3450 family protein, whose protein sequence is MLRLSFIFLFLSLPVRAQDADANIIELREIISRIVDVQALESGERLAWEARKAEMAALLELHRKEIALLDEELAEAGKSAPGHDSSTESIRYEIEDLKNTRRLASEAVARNVPRALSISASLPAPLLREVDPELAALRTWKPSGDPREALSSILSLIGKSQQFNRRFTRSTETIAGREAEILYLGLGCAFYADGKGSGGIGRPGPSGWTWEARPALFPQIRSAFASLDKKSPPVMVELPLEIR, encoded by the coding sequence ATGCTCCGACTTTCATTCATCTTCTTATTCCTGTCCCTCCCCGTCCGGGCCCAGGACGCCGATGCGAACATCATTGAGCTTCGGGAAATCATTTCCAGGATCGTCGATGTCCAGGCTTTGGAATCCGGCGAGCGCCTCGCCTGGGAGGCCAGGAAAGCGGAAATGGCCGCCCTGCTCGAACTCCATCGCAAGGAAATCGCCCTATTGGATGAGGAACTCGCCGAAGCCGGAAAGTCCGCACCCGGCCACGACAGCTCCACCGAATCCATCAGGTACGAGATCGAGGATCTGAAAAACACCCGCCGCCTCGCCTCCGAAGCCGTTGCCCGCAACGTCCCTCGTGCGCTCTCCATCTCCGCCAGTCTCCCCGCACCACTTCTCAGGGAAGTCGATCCGGAGCTAGCCGCCCTGCGCACATGGAAGCCCTCCGGCGACCCCCGCGAAGCGCTCAGCTCCATCCTTTCGCTGATCGGCAAGTCTCAGCAATTCAACCGCCGCTTCACCCGCTCCACGGAAACCATAGCTGGCCGCGAAGCCGAAATCCTCTATCTCGGGCTCGGCTGCGCGTTCTATGCGGACGGCAAGGGCAGCGGCGGCATCGGCCGACCCGGACCCAGCGGATGGACATGGGAGGCGCGTCCGGCCTTGTTCCCCCAGATCCGCTCCGCTTTCGCCAGCCTCGATAAGAAAAGCCCCCCTGTGATGGTCGAGCTACCGCTGGAAATCAGATGA
- a CDS encoding MotA/TolQ/ExbB proton channel family protein, which yields MFLALLSLVFGLIKLARFARLREPRDPWVKAILAALRSGDRDKAQQLAASQNHPAAAVMEKLIAVSENPADLIEETLYEQLMGVQANASSMLPVIAITAATAPLLGLLGTVSGMIATFNLITVFGSGDPKPLAGGISEALITTLFGLVVAIPALILHAFLARRAQGIVQTTERLGLSFINGLRAK from the coding sequence ATGTTCCTGGCGCTGCTCTCGCTCGTCTTCGGCCTCATCAAGCTCGCCCGCTTCGCCCGCCTCCGCGAGCCCCGCGACCCGTGGGTCAAGGCCATCCTCGCCGCCCTCCGCAGCGGCGACCGCGACAAGGCGCAGCAGCTCGCCGCCTCCCAGAACCACCCCGCCGCCGCTGTCATGGAAAAGCTCATTGCCGTTTCCGAAAACCCGGCCGACCTTATCGAGGAAACGCTCTACGAGCAGCTCATGGGCGTGCAGGCAAACGCCTCGTCCATGCTACCGGTCATCGCCATCACCGCCGCCACCGCGCCGCTGCTCGGCCTGCTCGGCACCGTCTCCGGCATGATCGCCACCTTCAACCTCATCACCGTCTTCGGCTCCGGCGATCCCAAGCCCCTCGCCGGCGGCATCTCCGAAGCGCTCATCACCACCCTATTCGGACTGGTCGTCGCCATCCCCGCCCTCATCCTCCACGCCTTCCTCGCCCGCCGCGCGCAGGGCATCGTCCAGACCACAGAGCGCCTCGGCCTTTCCTTCATCAACGGCCTCAGGGCAAAATGA
- a CDS encoding MotA/TolQ/ExbB proton channel family protein yields MKTAIQQTLHEGGITLYALLALAIAIYATLYGVWRHLAASRKLAFSDGASPAETHRQYAACELDEMAWVERRLPFLAILISTAPLLGLLGTVAGMLITFSGMASGSNAPLDTISTGISRALVTTQAGLVIAIPAAFLLALLKRRAETTHLEMQRQLHTQLAANSQPSLKTETLHLAN; encoded by the coding sequence TTGAAAACAGCCATCCAGCAAACCCTCCACGAAGGCGGCATCACTCTCTACGCGCTGCTCGCCCTCGCGATCGCGATCTACGCCACCCTCTACGGCGTATGGCGCCACCTCGCTGCATCCCGGAAACTGGCCTTCTCTGACGGCGCTTCCCCTGCCGAAACCCACCGCCAATACGCCGCCTGCGAGCTCGATGAAATGGCATGGGTCGAGCGCCGCCTGCCCTTCCTCGCCATCCTCATCTCCACCGCCCCCCTGCTTGGCCTGCTCGGCACCGTCGCCGGGATGCTCATCACCTTCTCCGGCATGGCCTCGGGCAGCAACGCCCCCCTCGACACCATCTCCACCGGCATCTCCAGGGCCCTCGTCACCACCCAGGCCGGACTCGTCATCGCCATCCCCGCCGCCTTCCTCCTCGCCCTCCTGAAACGCCGCGCCGAAACCACCCACCTCGAGATGCAGCGGCAGCTGCACACACAGCTCGCCGCAAATTCGCAACCTTCCCTGAAAACCGAAACCTTGCACCTAGCAAACTGA
- a CDS encoding biopolymer transporter ExbD: protein MRRFRHTTNPENQGGIDISPLIDVVFLLLIFFIVTTVFIKETGVTVSKPRAASSEDLDRQAILLAVTAEGRVWQGGREIGHDGVRAVVSALLEETPDTAVIIRADAAAPTEDTVRVIDSAKLAGADSVSLATER, encoded by the coding sequence ATGCGAAGATTCCGCCACACCACCAACCCCGAGAACCAGGGCGGCATCGACATCTCCCCGCTCATCGATGTCGTCTTCCTGCTGCTGATTTTCTTCATCGTCACCACCGTCTTCATCAAGGAAACCGGGGTCACCGTCTCCAAGCCCCGCGCCGCCAGCTCCGAAGACCTGGACCGCCAGGCCATCCTCCTCGCCGTCACCGCCGAAGGCCGTGTCTGGCAAGGTGGCCGCGAGATCGGCCACGACGGCGTCCGCGCAGTCGTCTCCGCCCTTCTGGAGGAAACCCCGGACACAGCGGTCATCATCCGCGCCGATGCCGCGGCCCCCACCGAGGACACCGTCCGCGTCATCGACTCCGCAAAGCTCGCAGGCGCCGATTCCGTCTCCCTGGCCACCGAGCGGTGA
- a CDS encoding energy transducer TonB, whose translation MNLRSTITGIAASAILLAVLGIARLFTVQADIPDLTVRDVETVVFEPPPPPPPAEETPDTPPPPPALTEVSAIPDPTRIPVPLAEVPMDITAPVEDFFTDPAPAALPAPPKPSPPRQRAVSEQLFRKEENYRKAPPVEKSHYSTGELDGTPRLLRHGSAPFPSDLARKGVSRGTVTFEVELSTSGTVSIRSVVSATHRELVAPARRIASGARFTPPSKDGRPVKAIMRWPIVIEK comes from the coding sequence TTGAATCTCCGCTCCACCATCACCGGCATCGCCGCCTCCGCCATCCTTCTGGCGGTGTTGGGGATCGCGCGCCTGTTCACGGTCCAGGCGGACATTCCGGATCTCACTGTCCGCGATGTGGAGACCGTGGTTTTCGAGCCCCCACCGCCACCGCCGCCTGCGGAGGAAACCCCGGACACGCCTCCGCCACCTCCGGCGCTCACGGAAGTGAGTGCCATTCCCGATCCCACCCGCATTCCCGTCCCGCTCGCGGAAGTGCCCATGGATATCACCGCACCCGTCGAGGATTTCTTCACCGACCCGGCACCCGCAGCCCTCCCGGCCCCGCCGAAGCCATCACCGCCCAGGCAGCGTGCCGTCTCGGAGCAATTATTCAGGAAGGAGGAAAACTACCGGAAGGCCCCACCCGTTGAAAAATCGCACTACAGCACCGGCGAACTCGACGGCACCCCGCGCCTGCTCCGCCACGGCTCGGCCCCCTTCCCATCGGATCTCGCCCGCAAAGGCGTCAGCCGCGGCACCGTCACCTTCGAGGTCGAGCTCTCCACCTCGGGCACCGTCAGCATCCGCAGCGTCGTCTCCGCCACCCACCGGGAACTCGTCGCGCCCGCCCGCCGCATCGCTTCCGGAGCCCGCTTCACCCCGCCCAGTAAAGATGGCCGACCGGTCAAAGCCATCATGCGCTGGCCCATCGTGATTGAGAAATGA
- a CDS encoding tetratricopeptide repeat protein yields the protein MKPFPNIRVNPCSSAVLFLVTTSLVFAAEPLPLSTSYWKDPAFLRSFNGSYRIEARIEPSVTTEERGLLVEIQTLMAAGKRNAALERLSTSPLTKNSAALTFNLGNLHFETGDIEKAIEAYQSALNAYPSFRRAHQNLALALVRGNKLPEALTHLTEAIRLGDSSGSTYGLLGYCRLAREEYASALQAYRLAQVTEPDVPEWSAGIAQCLQYLDQKQEAVALLDEVIRKRPLESSYSVLQANILLELSNPEAAVKALELPHRLGLLDPDATLLLADLHLRADRSEAAAKTVAAAFSGEKKPGEPAILRIISTASSQSDWPLVKDLFEKAKQEKPTRPLRLATARYLIASGENPAAGAEELAKLLQEDPTDGQTLLALAKHQATSGQPDSAQLLLERAATDPATAYEAHIELARLHVSQSRYADALKAIDSALALNPTEDLRTYREALHNTLSASE from the coding sequence ATGAAACCTTTCCCAAACATCCGCGTTAATCCGTGTTCATCCGCGGTTCTCTTTCTCGTTACCACATCCCTAGTATTTGCTGCCGAGCCTCTGCCCCTTTCCACCTCCTACTGGAAAGATCCCGCCTTCCTGAGATCCTTCAACGGCTCGTACCGCATCGAGGCGCGCATCGAGCCATCCGTCACCACGGAGGAACGCGGCCTGCTCGTGGAAATCCAGACCCTCATGGCGGCGGGAAAACGCAACGCGGCGCTGGAGAGGCTTTCCACCTCCCCGCTCACCAAAAACTCCGCCGCCCTCACCTTCAACCTCGGCAACCTCCATTTCGAAACCGGCGATATCGAAAAGGCCATCGAAGCCTACCAATCCGCGCTCAACGCCTACCCCTCCTTCCGCCGCGCCCACCAGAACCTCGCCCTCGCCCTCGTCCGCGGGAACAAGCTACCCGAAGCCCTCACCCATCTAACAGAAGCCATCCGCCTCGGGGATTCCAGCGGCAGCACCTACGGGCTATTGGGCTATTGCCGCCTCGCTAGGGAGGAATACGCCAGCGCCCTCCAGGCATACCGCCTCGCACAGGTCACCGAGCCTGATGTGCCGGAATGGAGCGCAGGCATCGCCCAATGCCTCCAATACCTCGACCAGAAACAGGAAGCTGTCGCCCTTCTCGACGAGGTCATCCGCAAGCGCCCGCTCGAAAGCTCCTACTCCGTCCTCCAGGCAAACATCCTGCTGGAACTCAGCAACCCCGAAGCCGCCGTGAAAGCCCTCGAGCTCCCCCACCGCCTCGGCCTCCTCGATCCCGACGCCACACTCCTCCTCGCCGATCTCCACCTCCGCGCCGACCGCAGCGAGGCCGCAGCGAAAACCGTCGCCGCCGCATTTTCCGGGGAGAAAAAACCCGGTGAACCCGCAATCCTCCGCATCATTTCCACAGCCTCCTCCCAGTCCGATTGGCCTCTCGTAAAAGACCTTTTCGAAAAAGCGAAGCAGGAAAAACCAACCCGCCCCCTCCGCCTCGCCACTGCCCGTTATCTCATCGCTTCCGGGGAAAATCCCGCCGCCGGAGCCGAAGAACTCGCCAAACTCCTCCAAGAAGACCCCACCGACGGCCAAACCCTCCTCGCCCTCGCGAAACACCAAGCCACCTCCGGCCAACCCGATTCCGCCCAGCTTCTCCTTGAGCGCGCCGCCACGGATCCCGCCACCGCCTACGAAGCCCACATCGAGCTAGCCCGCCTCCACGTCTCCCAATCCCGCTACGCAGACGCCCTCAAGGCCATCGATTCCGCCCTAGCCCTGAATCCCACCGAAGACCTCCGCACCTACCGCGAAGCCCTCCACAACACACTCTCCGCCTCCGAATAA
- a CDS encoding TonB-dependent receptor plug domain-containing protein — protein MKTKFYAPILITIVTANLPAQEEPIGLLSTLVVKGKSDSLIGEAGTASFGTTNYEELRERPYLRRGELLEVVPGVIITQHSGDGKANQYFVRGFNLDHGTDFSIAMDGQPVNFVTHAHGQGYADLNPLIPELVESVDYWKGPFTGHLGDLSTAGGARFNFFDTLPQGIATLEVGEHKFFRGLIADTIDLSRSGDREGLTYAFEYNHYDGPWEREGNSQRINAFLKYFKESGRDSFSLTAMAYDAEWDSTDQIPRRLIESGGIGRLGNFDNSVRGDSSRYSLMGEWKRDETNGKTHADFYVGRYDLDLFSNFTYFLSDPANGDQFEQEDGRWFLGGEVNRMWEYGNGSTFTVGLQTRHDFMDGIGLYNTAATNRLGAVRVDDVYQGSAGIYAAADHSVNDWLRVQPSLRADGFHFDVDSDNPANSGAETDGIISPKLNLIFGPWADTEFYASAGFGFHSNDARGTTLSIDPVTGLPADPADPLVRTYGFELGARTEAVGNVVSALSIFYLHSDSELIYVGDAGAAEAGPATERFGIEWATYWKPNEWLTFDNELTLSEGRLLGVGGDDEIPGAVPITMSTGVTFGEDEGFYGTLRSRYFSPRPLVEDGSVESRASWQLNGRLGYRKDNWQIALDVLNILGRKDNDIEYFYESQLPGELAGVEDIHLHPAEPRTFRISFTRYF, from the coding sequence ATGAAGACCAAATTTTACGCACCAATTCTCATCACCATCGTCACGGCGAACCTCCCCGCACAGGAAGAGCCCATCGGGCTGCTCTCGACGCTTGTCGTGAAAGGCAAGTCCGACAGCCTGATCGGCGAGGCCGGCACCGCCTCCTTCGGCACCACGAACTATGAGGAGCTCCGCGAACGCCCCTACCTGCGGCGCGGCGAACTCCTGGAGGTCGTGCCCGGCGTCATCATCACCCAGCACTCCGGCGACGGGAAGGCGAACCAGTATTTCGTCCGTGGCTTCAACCTCGACCACGGCACGGATTTCTCCATCGCGATGGACGGGCAGCCGGTGAACTTCGTCACCCACGCCCACGGCCAGGGCTACGCGGATCTCAATCCCCTCATCCCGGAGCTCGTCGAGAGCGTGGATTACTGGAAAGGGCCGTTCACCGGCCACCTCGGCGATCTCAGTACGGCGGGCGGCGCGAGGTTCAATTTCTTCGACACCCTGCCGCAGGGCATCGCCACGCTTGAGGTCGGCGAGCACAAATTTTTCCGCGGCCTCATCGCGGACACCATAGACCTCTCACGGTCGGGCGACCGCGAAGGCCTGACATACGCATTCGAATACAACCACTACGACGGCCCTTGGGAGCGGGAGGGCAACTCGCAGCGCATCAATGCGTTCCTGAAATATTTCAAGGAAAGCGGCCGGGACAGCTTCAGCCTCACGGCGATGGCGTACGATGCGGAGTGGGACTCCACCGACCAGATCCCGCGCCGACTCATCGAAAGCGGCGGGATTGGCCGCCTCGGGAATTTCGACAACAGCGTCCGCGGCGATTCCAGCCGCTACAGCCTCATGGGCGAGTGGAAGCGCGATGAGACCAACGGCAAGACCCACGCCGATTTCTACGTCGGCAGATACGACCTGGACCTGTTTTCGAATTTCACCTACTTCCTAAGCGATCCGGCTAACGGCGACCAGTTCGAACAGGAGGACGGGCGCTGGTTCCTCGGCGGCGAGGTAAACCGCATGTGGGAGTATGGGAACGGCAGCACCTTCACCGTCGGGTTGCAGACCCGGCATGACTTCATGGACGGCATCGGCCTCTACAACACAGCCGCCACAAACCGCCTCGGTGCGGTGCGCGTCGATGATGTTTACCAGGGCAGCGCCGGCATCTACGCAGCCGCCGACCACAGCGTCAACGACTGGCTCCGCGTCCAGCCCTCACTGCGGGCGGACGGCTTCCATTTCGATGTGGACAGCGACAACCCCGCGAACTCCGGTGCCGAGACGGACGGGATCATCAGCCCCAAGCTGAACCTGATCTTCGGCCCATGGGCGGATACGGAGTTCTACGCCAGCGCTGGCTTCGGCTTCCACTCGAACGATGCGCGCGGCACCACACTCAGCATCGATCCGGTGACAGGCCTGCCCGCCGATCCCGCCGATCCGCTGGTTCGCACCTACGGCTTCGAGCTCGGTGCGCGGACGGAGGCAGTCGGAAACGTGGTCAGCGCGCTCTCCATCTTCTACCTGCACAGCGATTCCGAGCTGATCTACGTCGGGGATGCTGGCGCCGCAGAGGCGGGCCCCGCGACGGAGCGCTTCGGCATCGAGTGGGCGACGTATTGGAAGCCCAACGAATGGCTCACGTTCGACAACGAGCTAACTCTGAGCGAGGGCAGGCTGCTCGGCGTCGGCGGGGACGATGAGATCCCGGGTGCCGTCCCGATCACCATGAGCACCGGCGTGACCTTCGGCGAGGACGAGGGCTTCTACGGCACCCTGCGCTCCCGCTATTTCAGCCCGCGCCCCCTCGTCGAGGACGGCAGCGTGGAGTCGCGCGCAAGCTGGCAGCTCAACGGCCGCCTCGGCTACCGCAAGGACAACTGGCAGATCGCCCTCGACGTGCTGAACATCCTCGGGCGCAAGGACAACGACATCGAATACTTCTACGAATCCCAGCTACCCGGCGAGCTGGCGGGCGTCGAGGACATCCACCTCCACCCCGCCGAACCGCGCACGTTCCGGATCTCCTTCACGAGATATTTCTGA
- a CDS encoding HupE/UreJ family protein — translation MPRIPIAMLILASAGAVAPAYFALGFTHIIPHGPDHILFILALFFLTRKPADLLFQLTLFTLAHSLTLGLSLYGFIGLPEAFVETAIALSIVFVAGENLCRESLSPWRPWVVFASGLVHGLGFANHFPAIPRSAGDFLPAMFGFNLGIEFGQIAVVGIAYAAVAAWWKHASYRNRIARPASAIIALSGLYWAAVAF, via the coding sequence ATGCCCCGCATCCCCATCGCCATGCTGATCCTCGCTTCCGCGGGTGCCGTTGCGCCCGCGTATTTCGCCTTGGGCTTCACCCACATCATCCCCCATGGCCCGGATCACATCCTTTTCATCCTCGCACTGTTTTTCCTGACTCGGAAACCCGCGGACCTGCTCTTCCAGCTCACCTTGTTCACCCTCGCCCACTCGCTCACCCTCGGCCTATCGCTCTACGGATTCATCGGCCTGCCGGAGGCGTTTGTGGAAACGGCCATCGCCCTGAGCATCGTTTTCGTAGCGGGGGAAAACCTCTGCAGGGAATCGCTCAGCCCGTGGCGTCCGTGGGTCGTCTTTGCCTCAGGACTTGTCCACGGCCTGGGTTTTGCAAACCACTTCCCCGCCATCCCCAGATCCGCCGGCGATTTCCTCCCCGCCATGTTCGGCTTCAACCTGGGCATCGAGTTCGGCCAGATCGCCGTCGTAGGCATCGCCTACGCCGCGGTCGCCGCCTGGTGGAAGCACGCCAGCTACCGCAACCGCATCGCAAGACCCGCTTCCGCAATCATCGCCCTCTCCGGCCTGTATTGGGCAGCCGTGGCATTCTGA